From Bacillus basilensis, a single genomic window includes:
- a CDS encoding LPXTG cell wall anchor domain-containing protein produces MTKIFILASTLSLSFFSGLNIGNAATENFSPATNAIVQNNDHFAEGNLKDNNKPPGNGGSQDDSGSDGNASDGSGSGGNGSGGSGSGGNASDGSGSGGSGSGGNGSGGNGSGGNGSDGSGSGGNGSGGSGSGGNGSDGNGSGGNGSGGNGSGGRVKGDSSSQGGNGSQGGNRVKSDSSSQGGNGSQGGNVKDNAKKQGDKLPNTATHYPASILMGLSTFLIGMLLFIRRKNAK; encoded by the coding sequence ATGACGAAAATCTTCATTTTAGCATCAACACTCTCTTTATCTTTTTTTAGTGGTTTAAATATCGGTAATGCAGCAACAGAAAATTTCTCTCCAGCAACAAACGCAATTGTACAAAATAACGATCATTTCGCAGAAGGTAACTTAAAAGATAATAATAAACCACCAGGAAACGGTGGTTCTCAGGACGATAGTGGCTCTGATGGCAACGCTTCTGATGGCAGCGGTTCTGGTGGCAATGGTTCTGGTGGCAGTGGTTCTGGCGGCAACGCTTCTGATGGCAGCGGTTCTGGTGGCAGTGGTTCTGGTGGCAATGGCTCTGGTGGCAACGGTTCTGGTGGCAACGGTTCTGATGGCAGCGGTTCTGGCGGCAATGGTTCTGGTGGCAGTGGTTCTGGCGGCAATGGTTCTGATGGCAATGGTTCTGGCGGCAATGGTTCTGGCGGCAATGGTTCTGGCGGCCGTGTTAAAGGCGATAGCAGTTCTCAAGGTGGCAACGGCTCTCAAGGCGGTAACCGTGTTAAAAGCGATAGCAGTTCTCAAGGTGGCAACGGTTCCCAAGGTGGTAATGTAAAAGATAATGCGAAAAAACAAGGCGATAAGTTACCTAATACTGCAACACATTATCCTGCATCTATTTTAATGGGACTTTCAACATTCCTAATTGGTATGCTACTATTTATTCGCCGTAAAAACGCAAAATAA
- a CDS encoding TerD family protein, with translation MPIILEKGQKIDLTKGQPKVAKLQVGLGWDPIGQSGGFLSSLFGSKPNVDCDASVVMLEGDRFVNKNDLVYFGNKLSTCGSIIHSGDNLTGEGAGDDETIFVELHKVPSRINRLVFVVNIYDCVNRRQDFGMIRNAYIRIQNPQTGEELARYNLSDNYAGKTTLIAGEMYRHGSEWKFSAVGEGTQDKNLSEIVSRYQ, from the coding sequence ATGCCTATTATTTTAGAAAAAGGTCAAAAGATCGATTTAACGAAAGGACAACCAAAAGTAGCAAAACTACAGGTTGGCTTAGGCTGGGATCCAATTGGGCAATCAGGTGGGTTTCTGTCTTCATTATTTGGAAGTAAACCAAATGTAGATTGTGATGCATCTGTTGTTATGTTAGAAGGGGATCGTTTTGTAAACAAAAACGATTTAGTTTACTTCGGAAACAAGCTTTCTACTTGTGGTAGTATTATTCATTCAGGAGATAATTTAACAGGTGAAGGCGCTGGTGATGACGAAACAATTTTCGTAGAATTACATAAAGTTCCGAGCCGTATTAATCGTTTAGTATTCGTTGTAAATATTTATGACTGTGTAAATCGTCGTCAAGATTTCGGGATGATTCGTAATGCATATATTCGTATTCAAAACCCGCAAACTGGCGAAGAATTAGCGCGCTATAATTTATCGGATAATTATGCTGGAAAAACGACTCTAATCGCAGGTGAAATGTATCGCCACGGAAGTGAATGGAAGTTTTCAGCTGTTGGAGAAGGCACACAAGATAAAAACTTAAGTGAGATTGTATCACGTTATCAATAA
- a CDS encoding MFS transporter, with protein MNALFKNRAFMLVMASDILQQFAIWIRNMALLYFIMERTNNDPVSVSLLSVMEYAPIFIFSFIGGALADRWNPKRTMVAGDVLSVLSIIGIVLLLKLDYWQAIFFATLISAIVGQFSQPSSSRIFKRYVKEEQVANAIAFNQTLQSLFMIFGPVVGSLVYTKLGLFTSLYSLIILFLLSAIALSFLPKWVEQEQVVRDSLKNDIKEGWKYVLHTKNLRMITITFTIMGLAVGLTNPLEVFLVIERLGMEKEAVQYLAAADGIGMLIGGIIAAVFASKVNPKKMFVFGMSILAMSFLVEGLSTSFWITSFMRFGTGICLACVNIVVGTLMIQLVPENMVGRVNGTILPLFMGAMLIGTALAGGLKEMTSLVIVFCIAMALILLAIGPVLRMQIKNEDVVNKEELTNSLASK; from the coding sequence ATGAACGCTTTATTTAAAAATCGAGCATTTATGCTCGTTATGGCATCTGATATTTTACAACAATTTGCAATTTGGATCAGAAATATGGCTCTTTTGTATTTCATAATGGAGAGAACGAATAATGATCCAGTTTCAGTTTCGTTGTTATCGGTTATGGAATATGCACCTATCTTTATTTTCTCGTTTATTGGTGGTGCACTAGCTGATCGCTGGAATCCGAAAAGAACGATGGTTGCTGGAGATGTGTTAAGTGTACTATCTATCATAGGTATTGTCTTGTTGTTAAAGCTAGATTATTGGCAGGCTATATTTTTTGCAACACTCATTTCCGCGATTGTAGGCCAGTTTTCTCAGCCATCATCCTCGCGTATATTTAAGCGCTACGTAAAGGAAGAACAGGTAGCGAATGCGATTGCATTTAACCAAACATTACAGTCATTATTTATGATTTTTGGACCAGTGGTAGGATCGCTTGTGTATACAAAACTTGGTTTATTTACGTCACTATATAGCTTAATCATTTTATTTTTGTTATCTGCTATCGCTCTTTCTTTTTTACCGAAATGGGTTGAACAAGAGCAAGTGGTGAGAGATTCATTGAAAAATGATATAAAAGAAGGTTGGAAATATGTTCTTCATACGAAAAATTTACGTATGATTACGATTACTTTTACTATTATGGGCTTAGCTGTTGGACTAACGAATCCATTAGAGGTGTTTCTTGTAATAGAACGCCTTGGAATGGAAAAGGAAGCAGTTCAATATTTAGCTGCAGCTGATGGAATAGGTATGTTAATTGGTGGTATTATTGCTGCAGTTTTCGCTTCAAAAGTGAATCCGAAAAAGATGTTTGTATTCGGTATGAGCATATTAGCGATGTCATTTTTAGTAGAAGGGCTATCTACATCATTTTGGATTACTAGTTTCATGAGATTTGGAACAGGTATTTGTTTAGCTTGTGTTAATATCGTTGTCGGTACGCTTATGATTCAACTTGTACCAGAAAATATGGTTGGAAGAGTAAATGGAACAATTTTACCGCTGTTTATGGGAGCTATGCTAATTGGTACTGCTTTAGCTGGAGGATTAAAGGAAATGACTTCACTAGTTATTGTATTTTGTATAGCAATGGCACTTATATTATTGGCAATAGGGCCAGTTCTACGCATGCAAATAAAGAATGAAGATGTCGTTAATAAAGAGGAACTAACAAATTCGTTAGCTTCGAAATAA
- a CDS encoding TetR/AcrR family transcriptional regulator, translating to MRRSAEEIKKEIAYKAESLFSQKGYAATSMEDICEITERSKGSIYYHFKSKEELFLFVVKQYTYDWLEKWNEKEKLYSTSTEKLYGLAEYYVEDIQQPISNAIEEFSMSQVVSKETLDEMLALTRESYVMFEKLIEAGIQSGEFREDNTRDLMYIVNGLLSGLGVLYYELDYKELKRIYKKAIDVLLKGMAAE from the coding sequence ATGAGAAGAAGCGCAGAAGAGATCAAAAAAGAAATTGCATATAAAGCAGAAAGTCTGTTTTCACAAAAAGGCTATGCAGCTACATCTATGGAAGATATTTGTGAAATTACAGAGCGGAGTAAAGGAAGCATTTATTATCACTTTAAAAGTAAAGAAGAATTATTTTTATTTGTAGTGAAGCAGTATACGTATGATTGGCTTGAGAAATGGAATGAAAAAGAGAAGTTGTATAGTACGAGTACTGAAAAACTATATGGTCTCGCGGAATATTATGTAGAGGACATACAGCAACCTATTTCTAATGCAATAGAAGAATTTTCTATGAGCCAAGTTGTAAGCAAAGAGACTTTGGATGAAATGTTAGCTTTAACTAGAGAATCATACGTTATGTTTGAGAAATTAATTGAAGCAGGCATACAGTCTGGAGAATTTCGTGAAGATAATACGCGCGATCTTATGTATATTGTGAATGGATTATTATCAGGGCTTGGAGTACTTTACTACGAGTTAGATTATAAAGAGCTGAAACGTATTTATAAAAAGGCGATAGATGTATTGTTAAAAGGAATGGCAGCTGAATAA
- a CDS encoding DUF1992 domain-containing protein, producing the protein MDVFLNIAEEKIRQAIRNGDLDNIPGKGKPLQLEDLSMVPPELRMSYKILKNAGMIPPEMELQKDILKIEDLIACCYDEEERKKLQEELTAKTLRFQQVMEKRKIKDSSAFRMYQGKVFRKLR; encoded by the coding sequence GTGGATGTGTTTTTGAATATTGCTGAAGAAAAAATTCGTCAAGCAATACGGAATGGTGATCTTGATAATATTCCGGGAAAAGGAAAGCCACTACAATTAGAAGATCTTTCGATGGTACCTCCAGAACTTAGAATGAGTTATAAAATTTTAAAAAATGCGGGAATGATTCCCCCAGAAATGGAACTACAAAAAGATATATTAAAAATAGAGGATTTAATCGCTTGCTGTTATGATGAAGAAGAGAGAAAAAAATTACAAGAAGAGTTAACAGCAAAAACACTACGCTTTCAGCAGGTAATGGAAAAAAGAAAGATTAAAGACAGTTCAGCATTTCGTATGTATCAAGGTAAAGTATTTCGTAAACTACGTTAA
- a CDS encoding MFS transporter has product MKKMSRQEKSWILYDWANSVYSLVITTALFPIYFKAAAKEAGLSGATSTAYWGYANSFATLLISILAPILGTVADYKGFKKRFFTFFFGLGIVFTSMLAVVPTSQWYLLLGCYMLALVGFAGANIFYDAFLVDVTTEDRMDRISTRGFALGYIGSTIPFIGCIALIILAQKGTIPLSVGIASQISFAITALWWGLFTIPMLKNVEQTHYIERHPRPITMSFKRLAETFKNIKEYKTVFMFLIAYFFYIDGVDTIITMSTAYGTDLGISATNLLIILFVTQIVACPFALLYGKLSETFTGKKMLYVGIIIYIIICTYAYFLKTTLDFWILAMLVATSQGGIQALSRSYFAKLVPKESANEFFGFYNIFGKFAAIMGPVLVGVTTQLTGKTNAGVLSIIVLFIIGGFLLTKVPENNTSVTPPNPKTKTL; this is encoded by the coding sequence ATGAAAAAAATGTCCAGACAAGAAAAAAGCTGGATATTATACGATTGGGCGAACTCGGTATATTCGCTCGTCATTACAACCGCATTATTTCCAATTTACTTTAAAGCAGCTGCAAAAGAAGCTGGATTATCCGGTGCAACTTCAACAGCATATTGGGGATATGCAAACTCATTCGCAACACTTTTAATTTCTATACTTGCTCCTATTCTCGGCACAGTTGCTGATTATAAAGGATTTAAAAAGCGATTTTTCACATTCTTCTTTGGACTCGGCATCGTATTTACAAGTATGCTAGCAGTTGTTCCAACATCTCAGTGGTACTTATTATTAGGATGCTATATGCTCGCATTAGTCGGTTTTGCTGGGGCAAACATTTTTTATGATGCATTTTTAGTAGATGTCACTACTGAAGATAGAATGGACCGAATTTCTACGAGAGGTTTCGCTTTAGGCTATATTGGGAGTACTATTCCTTTTATCGGTTGTATCGCTCTTATTATTCTTGCTCAAAAAGGAACTATCCCTTTATCAGTTGGCATTGCTAGTCAAATTTCATTCGCGATAACTGCTCTTTGGTGGGGACTATTTACAATTCCAATGCTGAAAAACGTAGAACAAACACATTATATTGAACGTCATCCAAGACCAATTACAATGAGCTTCAAACGCCTTGCTGAGACTTTTAAAAATATTAAAGAATATAAAACGGTCTTTATGTTTCTAATCGCTTACTTTTTCTATATTGATGGGGTCGATACAATTATTACTATGTCTACCGCTTACGGAACAGATCTTGGTATTAGTGCAACGAATCTATTAATCATCTTATTTGTCACACAAATTGTAGCTTGTCCATTCGCTTTACTATATGGAAAATTATCAGAAACCTTTACAGGTAAAAAAATGCTATATGTCGGTATTATTATTTATATCATTATCTGCACATATGCTTATTTCTTAAAAACAACACTCGATTTCTGGATTTTAGCAATGTTAGTTGCCACTTCTCAAGGTGGTATTCAAGCGCTTAGTCGTTCCTATTTTGCAAAACTAGTACCTAAAGAATCTGCAAATGAATTCTTCGGATTTTATAATATATTTGGCAAGTTTGCCGCGATTATGGGTCCAGTATTAGTCGGTGTTACAACGCAATTAACTGGAAAAACGAACGCTGGTGTTCTTAGTATTATTGTATTGTTTATTATCGGTGGATTCCTATTAACTAAAGTCCCTGAAAATAATACATCCGTTACACCACCTAATCCGAAAACTAAAACGCTATAA
- a CDS encoding helix-turn-helix transcriptional regulator produces MSQLYTDDVKTILQVRRNGVKNQIHELRTENNISQGALADKCKVSRQTINAIENNKYDPSLALAFRLAEVLGTTVDKLFLYKQ; encoded by the coding sequence ATGAGCCAATTATATACTGATGATGTAAAAACGATTTTACAGGTTAGGAGAAATGGTGTGAAAAATCAAATCCATGAATTACGCACTGAAAATAATATTTCACAAGGCGCATTAGCTGATAAATGTAAGGTTTCTAGACAGACGATAAATGCAATTGAGAATAATAAATATGATCCAAGCTTAGCGTTAGCATTCCGTTTAGCGGAAGTATTAGGAACAACTGTTGATAAACTATTTTTGTACAAGCAGTAG
- a CDS encoding thioredoxin family protein: MNKFETIEELATYIEEQPLVLLFIKTENCGVCDVMLRKVNYVLENYDYVEKIEILLQDMQEVAGRYAVFTGPTILLFHNGKEILRESRFISLENLERTIQLFED; the protein is encoded by the coding sequence ATGAATAAATTTGAAACGATAGAAGAATTAGCAACATACATTGAAGAACAACCATTAGTACTTCTGTTTATTAAAACGGAAAATTGTGGTGTTTGTGATGTTATGTTAAGGAAAGTAAATTACGTATTAGAGAATTATGATTACGTGGAGAAAATAGAGATATTACTGCAAGACATGCAAGAGGTTGCGGGGCGATATGCAGTATTTACAGGTCCAACAATTTTATTATTTCATAATGGAAAAGAGATTCTTCGTGAATCGCGTTTCATTTCACTTGAAAATCTAGAGAGAACCATTCAATTATTCGAAGATTAA
- a CDS encoding ROK family protein, with product MKAYIAFDIGGTQIKYGIVSETGTVLKHKTVPTEIHLGGEQIIQKLILLSKKLMSEHTISGIGISTAGIVDVNKGIVTGGADHIPGYSTIPIIDRLQAILKVSVSIDNDVNCAAFGEKWNGIGRDKRNFIMLTLGTGIGGAIFIDGELYRGHSFSAGEWGNMLIEGKTFEEVASISGLIHLVRKYKGESEWNGKTIFELYDKGDREVTQAVEVFLKHLAIGISNLAYIFNPEMIVIGGGITDRGNKFLKEVKEEVEKYLHKEIYSNCEIELAQNGNCAGMIGSIYHFLHHHK from the coding sequence ATGAAAGCATATATTGCATTTGATATTGGTGGTACACAAATTAAATATGGAATTGTTTCAGAAACAGGAACAGTACTAAAGCATAAAACAGTTCCAACAGAAATTCATTTGGGTGGGGAACAAATCATTCAAAAACTCATTCTTTTATCAAAAAAATTAATGAGTGAACATACGATTTCGGGAATTGGTATTAGTACTGCGGGAATTGTTGACGTTAATAAAGGGATTGTGACGGGAGGTGCGGATCATATTCCAGGCTATAGTACAATTCCTATTATTGATAGATTGCAAGCGATATTAAAAGTTTCTGTATCCATTGACAATGATGTGAATTGTGCAGCGTTTGGAGAAAAGTGGAACGGTATTGGAAGAGATAAAAGAAACTTTATTATGCTTACCCTTGGAACTGGGATTGGGGGAGCGATTTTTATAGATGGAGAATTGTACCGAGGACATTCATTTAGTGCTGGTGAATGGGGAAATATGTTAATAGAAGGGAAAACGTTTGAAGAGGTTGCTTCCATTTCAGGGTTAATTCATCTTGTACGAAAATATAAAGGTGAAAGTGAGTGGAATGGAAAAACGATTTTCGAATTGTATGATAAAGGGGATAGGGAAGTTACGCAAGCGGTTGAAGTTTTTTTAAAACATTTAGCTATTGGGATTAGTAATCTTGCTTATATTTTTAATCCAGAAATGATTGTTATAGGTGGCGGAATTACTGATAGAGGAAATAAGTTCTTAAAAGAAGTAAAAGAAGAGGTAGAAAAATATTTACACAAAGAGATTTATAGTAATTGTGAGATTGAGCTTGCGCAAAACGGTAATTGCGCAGGAATGATTGGTTCTATTTACCACTTCTTACATCATCATAAGTAA
- a CDS encoding ectonucleotide pyrophosphatase/phosphodiesterase, which yields MDKALTNRVIILSFDCLSALDFPILQKLPHFQSLIKNGTVVEKVEPIYPSVTYPSHSTIVTGNYPNKHGVVSNTFLQPGRESPDWHWYRKSIKGTTLYDEARKANLTTAALLWPVTGKANIDYNLPEIFPNRPWQNQVLVSLFSGSPLYQLDLNRRFGHIRNGLSQPELDDFVLASAVHTIQTKKPNIMFVHFTDLDTQRHYYGFESNETVAAIHRHDERLGKIIQALKDSDLYEESTIIALGDHSALSENKSIQLNVLFHQRGLISLNKKGKLIDWKVYCQSCDGSAYVYVKDKNDTDTIREVQLLLEELLKHKQNGIEFILHDEDAKECGADGNCLFMLEAREGYYFTENYTGDFIKEITEKDVTPSKKYTFGTHGYSPTKPNYETIFIAAGKGIKSGVTVPYMRLIDEGPTIARLLGLHLGETDGSIVEDLLQL from the coding sequence ATGGATAAAGCATTAACGAATCGTGTCATTATTTTATCATTCGACTGTTTATCAGCTTTAGATTTTCCTATACTACAAAAATTACCTCATTTCCAATCTCTAATAAAAAATGGCACGGTTGTCGAAAAAGTAGAACCAATTTATCCTTCTGTAACATATCCAAGCCACTCAACAATCGTAACCGGTAATTACCCTAACAAGCACGGTGTTGTTAGCAATACATTCCTTCAACCTGGACGCGAATCACCAGATTGGCATTGGTACCGAAAATCCATTAAAGGAACAACGTTATACGATGAAGCACGTAAAGCAAATTTAACGACAGCTGCCCTTCTATGGCCTGTTACTGGCAAAGCAAATATTGATTACAATTTACCAGAAATCTTTCCAAATAGACCGTGGCAAAATCAAGTTTTAGTTTCCTTATTTAGCGGTAGCCCGCTATATCAATTAGATTTAAATCGTCGTTTCGGCCATATACGAAATGGATTATCACAACCTGAACTCGATGATTTCGTACTTGCCTCTGCTGTGCATACAATCCAGACGAAAAAGCCTAATATTATGTTTGTACATTTCACCGATTTAGACACCCAAAGACACTATTATGGATTTGAATCAAACGAAACAGTAGCTGCCATCCATAGGCACGATGAACGTCTAGGAAAAATTATTCAAGCATTAAAAGATAGTGACCTATACGAAGAAAGTACAATTATCGCCCTTGGTGATCATAGCGCTTTAAGTGAAAACAAATCCATCCAATTAAATGTGCTATTCCACCAAAGAGGACTTATATCTCTAAATAAAAAAGGTAAATTAATAGACTGGAAGGTCTATTGCCAAAGTTGTGACGGCTCTGCCTATGTATATGTGAAGGACAAAAATGATACGGATACAATTCGAGAAGTACAACTACTCCTTGAAGAACTACTTAAACATAAACAAAACGGAATTGAATTTATACTTCACGATGAAGATGCGAAGGAATGCGGTGCAGATGGTAACTGTTTATTTATGTTAGAAGCGCGAGAAGGGTATTATTTCACTGAAAACTATACAGGAGATTTTATAAAAGAAATTACTGAAAAAGATGTTACGCCTAGTAAAAAATATACATTTGGTACGCATGGATACTCTCCAACAAAACCTAACTATGAAACAATTTTTATCGCTGCTGGGAAAGGGATAAAAAGCGGTGTTACCGTCCCGTATATGAGACTTATTGATGAAGGTCCAACTATCGCTAGACTACTCGGTTTACACTTAGGTGAAACAGACGGATCAATTGTAGAGGATTTACTTCAATTGTAA
- a CDS encoding YesK-like family protein, which produces MDWLDGFGIFYIIGGITIILVFAISYLLKKRFPDKQFDIIFALSLILLCLASFPITMMVIGGWEGMGYGFIGFFVLLGTLIGMIAHQLLKISRKSYV; this is translated from the coding sequence ATGGATTGGCTAGATGGATTTGGTATCTTTTACATCATTGGCGGAATTACGATTATCCTTGTATTTGCTATTTCGTATTTACTAAAGAAACGGTTTCCAGACAAGCAGTTTGATATTATATTTGCACTTAGTTTAATACTTCTTTGCTTAGCATCCTTTCCCATTACAATGATGGTTATTGGTGGATGGGAAGGAATGGGATATGGATTTATTGGTTTCTTCGTCCTACTGGGCACACTTATCGGTATGATTGCACATCAACTTTTAAAAATCTCGCGAAAAAGCTACGTATAA
- the proS gene encoding proline--tRNA ligase yields the protein MAKEQVQAITKMEEDFAQWYTDIVKKAELVDYSSVKGCMILRPYGYALWENMQKVMDEKLKATGHENVYMPMFIPESLLQKEKDHVEGFAPEVAWVTHGGDEKLAERLCIRPTSETLFCEHFSKIVQSYNDLPKLYNQWCSVVRWEKTTRPFLRTTEFLWQEGHTIHETAEESQAETLNILNLYASFCEDYLAIPVIKGQKTDKEKFAGAKATYTIESLMHDGKALQTGTSHNFGTNFSEAFDIKFLDRNGKWQYVHQTSWGVSTRMIGGLIMVHSDNNGLVMPPKVAPVQVVIVPIAQHKEGVIAKATELQGHIQKVARVKIDASNKTPGWKFNEYEMKGIPIRLEVGPKDIEKNQVVLVRRDTKEKEFISMDQLEERIPALLEEIHISLFNKAKVFRDENTYSVTNFEEMKKVADEKQGFIKAMWCGELACEEKLKEEVGVSSRCMPFEQEHVADECICCGKEAKQMVYWGKAY from the coding sequence ATGGCAAAAGAACAAGTACAAGCAATTACGAAGATGGAAGAGGACTTTGCACAGTGGTACACAGATATTGTAAAAAAAGCAGAACTTGTTGATTATTCAAGTGTAAAAGGGTGTATGATTTTACGTCCATATGGTTATGCATTGTGGGAAAATATGCAAAAAGTGATGGATGAGAAGTTAAAAGCAACGGGTCATGAAAATGTGTATATGCCAATGTTTATCCCAGAGAGCTTATTGCAAAAAGAGAAGGATCATGTAGAAGGATTTGCTCCTGAAGTAGCATGGGTGACACATGGCGGGGATGAAAAATTAGCGGAAAGACTTTGTATACGCCCTACATCTGAAACTTTATTCTGTGAGCATTTTTCAAAAATTGTGCAATCCTATAATGATTTGCCAAAGTTATATAATCAGTGGTGTTCAGTAGTTCGTTGGGAGAAAACAACGCGACCATTCCTTCGTACAACGGAATTCTTATGGCAAGAGGGTCATACAATTCATGAAACAGCAGAAGAATCTCAAGCTGAAACGTTAAATATTTTAAATCTATATGCTTCTTTCTGTGAAGACTACTTAGCGATACCAGTAATTAAAGGACAAAAAACAGACAAAGAAAAGTTTGCGGGAGCAAAGGCAACTTATACGATTGAAAGTTTAATGCATGATGGAAAAGCACTTCAAACAGGAACATCTCATAACTTTGGAACGAATTTCTCAGAAGCATTTGATATTAAATTTTTAGATCGTAACGGTAAATGGCAATATGTACACCAAACATCTTGGGGCGTATCAACAAGAATGATAGGTGGACTGATTATGGTTCATAGTGATAATAATGGACTTGTAATGCCACCAAAAGTTGCTCCAGTGCAAGTTGTTATTGTACCGATTGCTCAGCATAAAGAAGGAGTTATAGCGAAAGCAACAGAGTTACAAGGACATATTCAAAAGGTTGCACGAGTAAAAATAGATGCTAGCAATAAAACGCCAGGCTGGAAATTTAATGAGTATGAAATGAAGGGCATTCCAATTCGATTAGAAGTTGGTCCTAAAGATATTGAAAAGAATCAAGTTGTACTTGTAAGAAGAGATACGAAAGAAAAAGAATTTATATCAATGGATCAATTAGAAGAACGTATTCCAGCACTACTTGAAGAAATTCATATTTCTTTATTTAATAAAGCAAAAGTATTTCGCGATGAGAATACGTATAGTGTGACGAATTTCGAAGAGATGAAAAAAGTAGCTGATGAAAAGCAAGGGTTTATTAAAGCAATGTGGTGCGGAGAATTAGCTTGTGAAGAGAAACTAAAAGAAGAAGTTGGAGTATCTTCTCGCTGTATGCCTTTTGAGCAAGAGCATGTAGCTGACGAATGTATTTGTTGTGGTAAAGAAGCTAAGCAAATGGTGTATTGGGGAAAAGCGTATTAA
- a CDS encoding TerD family protein: MVIQLQKGQKIDLGKTSPGLTKAVIGLGWDIKSYDGGSDFDLDASAFLLDANGKCTKETDFIFYNNLQSPCGSVLHTGDNRTGEGEGDDEQLVVDLKKVPADVHRIAITVTIYDGEGRNQNFGQVGNAFVRLANEETNEEVLRFDLGEDFSIETAVVFCELYRHNGQWKFNAVGSGFQGGLGALVRAYGLDA, from the coding sequence ATGGTAATTCAATTGCAAAAAGGACAGAAGATTGATTTAGGTAAGACAAGCCCTGGTTTAACAAAAGCAGTAATTGGTCTTGGTTGGGATATTAAATCTTATGACGGTGGATCAGATTTCGATTTAGATGCATCTGCCTTTTTATTAGATGCGAACGGAAAATGTACGAAGGAAACTGATTTTATCTTCTATAACAATTTACAGTCTCCTTGTGGATCTGTTCTACATACAGGGGATAACCGCACAGGTGAAGGTGAAGGCGACGATGAACAACTTGTTGTGGACTTAAAGAAAGTTCCAGCAGATGTACACAGAATTGCTATTACAGTTACAATTTATGATGGAGAAGGCCGTAATCAAAACTTTGGACAAGTCGGAAACGCATTCGTTCGTTTAGCAAATGAAGAAACAAACGAAGAAGTTCTTCGTTTTGATTTAGGGGAAGATTTCTCCATCGAAACAGCAGTTGTCTTTTGTGAATTATACCGTCATAATGGACAGTGGAAGTTTAATGCAGTAGGAAGTGGATTCCAAGGTGGTTTAGGTGCGCTTGTAAGAGCGTATGGCTTGGATGCATAA
- a CDS encoding TerD family protein: MASISLKKGQKVDLTKTNPGLSKVLVGLGWDTNRYDGQNDFDLDVSIFLVGANGKVSGAEDFVFYNNPKGANGAVEHLGDNRTGDGEGDDEAIKVDLKNVPAHIERICFTITIYDGEGRSQNFGQVSNSFVRILDEEKNAELIRYDLGEDFSIETAVVVGELYRHAGDWKFNAIGSGFQGGLASLCNNFGLDVE, translated from the coding sequence ATGGCATCAATTTCATTGAAAAAAGGACAAAAGGTAGACTTAACAAAAACGAATCCAGGTCTTTCAAAAGTTCTTGTAGGACTTGGTTGGGATACGAATCGTTATGACGGACAAAACGATTTCGATTTAGATGTTAGTATTTTCTTAGTAGGTGCTAACGGTAAAGTTTCAGGTGCAGAGGATTTCGTTTTCTATAATAATCCTAAAGGTGCGAATGGTGCTGTAGAGCATTTAGGAGATAACCGAACTGGTGACGGTGAAGGTGATGACGAAGCGATTAAAGTAGATTTGAAAAATGTACCTGCACATATCGAACGTATTTGCTTCACAATTACAATTTATGACGGAGAAGGCCGTAGCCAAAACTTCGGACAAGTTTCTAACTCTTTCGTACGTATTTTAGATGAAGAAAAGAATGCAGAATTAATTCGTTACGATTTAGGAGAAGATTTCTCTATTGAAACAGCTGTTGTAGTAGGTGAATTATACCGTCATGCAGGTGACTGGAAGTTCAATGCAATCGGAAGTGGATTCCAAGGTGGATTAGCGTCTCTATGTAATAATTTCGGTTTAGATGTAGAGTAA